The following DNA comes from Occultella kanbiaonis.
TGCGGACGTTCCCCACCCCGCGAAGCAACGACGCGGACCAGCTCATCAGCATCATCGTCGCGGTCATCGCCGTCTCGGCGGCGGTGGCCGCGGTGGTGCTGTTGCTGGTCCTCGGTGCCGGGGCCAAGCCGAGCAACAGCGGCGTGGTCATCCTGGTGGCCGGAACCCACGGGGCGGTGACGCTGGTCTGCGTGATCCTGCTCGTGTTCGCCTTCATGCAGGGCGCCACGGCGACCGGGATCGGCGTGATCGCGATCGTCATGAACGCCGGCAGCATCCTGCTGACCGTCCTCGCGACGCGTGGGCAGATGGGTCGCAACCGTCGGGCGATGGCCACGAGCCAGCAGCCCGGACCGCCGCGGCAGCAGCCCCCACGCGGCTGACCGACCCACGCCCCGCCGTCGGGCATCGAACCCGATGTAAGGAAGTACGTCGCGCCGTCAGCGGGCCCGGTTGTGCGCGAGCGCGACCTCGAGCCACTCGGACAGCGCGGCCGCGGTGTCGAGGTGCGACGCGGAGACCGAGATCCAGCCCGGTCCCATCGTGCGTCCGGCGCCCATCTCCGCCTGCTCCGCGCCCGGCCTGGCGAGCAGCTCGTCGTGCCGCTCCGCGGGGACGCGGACCAGCAGGTCACCCGGTTTCAGGGCGCTGACGACCATCGCGTCGTTCACCATGAACGACCGGCCCCCGAACATGGCGACCTCGCGGGTCGACGGCTCACCGGCGAGCAGGTCGCGGAGGCGGTCGATCAGCTCTGACTGGGGCGAATCACTCACGGTTCTCCTCCGACTCGACTTCGGCGCCGTGCCGCGTCGCACAACGACCATCCGTACCTAGGATGCCGCGTCAACGCCCTCCGGGCCCGGTCGGGTCGAACTTCGCCGGGTCGGTGCGCTCGCCGGAGCGGAACAGCTCAAGGGCGGCGCCCGGTTCGACCGACGACGCATAGAACATGACCGACTCGTCGGCAGCCACGAACAGCGAGACCCCACCGCGCACGGGCTGGACCAGCAGGACGGCGTCTTCATCGGTCAACGCGAACGTCCGCAACGCGATCCCGGGCCACACCCGGTGCAGCAGCGCGGTACCGACCGCGACCAGGCGCCGCTGCGCGGGCGTGGCCGCGCCCTCCGAGAGTTCCAGCCGGGTCATCGGCCCGGCTCCGCCACCACGGTGTCCCCCACCCGCAGCCGCCCGCCGCCGAGCGGGACCAGCCGGGTGCCGAACCAGGTCGCACGGTCCCACCGGCGGTGCCGGGCCAGGGTCCGGATCGGCTCCTTGCCACCGGCGAGGGTCACCGGGTCGATCGTCGTCATCACGCACCTGTCACAGATCTCCGAGGTCCGGAACTCGACGTCACCGATCCGCACCGTCGGCCAATCGTCCTCGGCGAACGGCTCCTCGCCGTCGATGACGACGTTCGGCCGGAACCGCAGCATGCTCAGCGGCGCGGCGACCGTGCGCGTGAGCGTGGCGAGGACTCCCGGCCCACTGACGTCGTCGGGGTCGAGTCCGGCGGGATCCGGCTCCCCGACCTCGGCGTCGATCCAGTCCTGCAGCTGCGCCAGCGAAGCCTCCGACGTCAGCAGCAGCGGGCCGGCGTCGGCCAGGGTGAGCGAGTCCCCGGGGCGCCCGCCGTGCTCGTCGTCGATCGAGCGCACCGTCGGGTCTTCTTGCCAGACGAGTCGCACCGGCCGGCCCACCCGGGCGCTGATCCAGTCGCTCGCGCAGGCCTTCGCCGGTACGGCGAGTCCCTGCCTGGCGTGGCTGACCGGTACCGGTGTGGCGCCGCGTGGGCTCTGCACGGCGATGCTCCCGTAGTCCGCGTGGATCCGGATCGCGTCCGCCCCGATCGCCTCGGCGCGCAGTCCGAGCAGGGCGCGCAGCTCGCGGGCCGTGACCTTCTTCCCGGCCTCGTCGACGATGCCCCAGCGCCGATCTCCCGCCAGGCCCCACGGCTCGACCCGGGCCTCGGACACCGTCTGGCCGCCGAGGGACTTCACCGGGTAGACGCGCAACTGGGTGACCCGCATGGGCCGATCCTCCCCCATCGCCGGCCCGGAGCGCCACGGTCGCGCCGGTCGTCCCACATGGCACCCGGCCCCGCGAGCCGGCCCACGGGGGTCAGGGGTCGCGGCGGATGAATCGGACGGCACCTAGGGTCCCGATCGCGACGAGCCAGGCGAGGGCCACGAGCGGGCCGGTCGCCGCCGTCAGCAACGTGTCCGTGTCGGCGTACAACTGCGACGCGGCCCGGTCCGGGAGCCAGCGCGCATGCTCGGTGAGACCGGCTGCCACGGGCGAGATGATCACCAGCAGGGCGATCATCGCGACCAGCGCGGGCACGAGGTGCCGCAACGCCACGGCGACGGCGTGGGCGAGCAGGCCGATCACGGCGAGGTAAGCGATCGCACCGGCCAGGCGCCACGGGGCGCGCTCCGCCGTCAGGGTCACGTCGGTGGCGGTTGCCGCGATCGCGGCGGTAGCGAGCGCCGCGCCGATGCTCAGCGCCGCACCGATGCCGACGATGGCGGCAGCGGCCATGGTCTTGCCGGCCAGGGCGCGCGCACGGTCGGGTACCGCGACGAGCGTCGTGGCGATCTGGCGCCCGTCGTACTCATGGCCGGCCGGCAGCACACCGAGCAGGATGATCCCGACCTGCACGAACGGGACCGCGGCCAGGACGAGCTCGACGACGGACGACGGCGTGCCCTGGGCCGCCGCGGACGCGGCGAGCGCGGCGGCGATGACGACCCCGGTGACGACCGTGCCGATGAGTGTGACCGCGATGACCGGCAGCGTCCGGAGCTTGTCCAGTTCCGCGGCCAGGACCCGTGCGCCCATCACGCGTCGCGGCGGCGGAAGACGATGGCCGCGACCGCCAGGAGCAGCACGGTCCACGCGGCCATGACGAGCGCACCGGGGCCGGCGGCCAACCCACCGTCGACGGTGTCCACACCGGCGAACAGTCGTCGGCCGGCGAGGTCGGGCAGCCAGTGCGCCAGTGGGGTGAGGTTGGTCAGCAGCAGGGAGACCGACACCACCGAGCTGTTCGCGATCAGCACGATCGGCGCGATCAGCCCGCTGCGGGTCAGCAGGGTGACGGCAACGGCGATGAGCCCGGTGAGCGTCCAGTAGAGGGCGCCGCCGAGGCCGCGCAGCAGCGCCTGCTCGGGCGTCACCGTCTCGGTCGCGGCGCTGCCGATGACCGCGTTCGCGATCCCCACGGTGGTGGGCAGCGTGACGGCGGCGACGGCGATCACGAGCAGGACGAGCACCGTCACCTTCGCGGCGAGCAGGCTCACCCGGCGTGGCATCGCGGTCAGGGTGGCCGTGATCTGCCGCCCGGCGCCGGCGTCGGCGGCGTTCGCGGCGTACTCGCTGCTGATCATGACGACGCCGAGGACGACCGCACCGACGGTGCCGAGCGGCATCGCGGCGAACGCGGCCTCGAACGCCGACGTGTTCGCCACCCGCTCCGGCGTGCCGGCGTCGATCGCGGACCGGGTCGTCACGGCATTGAGCACCGTGATAGCGATCGAGCCGAGCACCGCGACGCCGATACCCGCCCAGGCTGCGGGCAGCGTCACGGTCTTGCGCAGTTCCGCCGCGAGCAGGCCGGCCACCCTCATCGGTGCGCTCCCCCGTCGCCACCGGTGAGGGCGAAGAACGCGTCCTCGAGCCGGTCGTACCCGGCGGTGAGCTCGGCGAGGGTCCCGGTCGCCGCGATCCGCCCGCCCGCGATGACCACGAGGTCGTCCGCGACGTCGGCGACCTCGGCCATCAGGTGGCTGGAGAGCAGCACGGTGCCACCCGCGGCGGCCTGGTCACGCAGCAGAGCGCGCATCCAACGGATGCCCTCCGGATCCAGCCCGTTGACAGGCTCGTCCAGGACGAGTGCTCGCGGCTCACCGAGCAGAGCCGCCGCGAGCCCGAGCCGCTGTCCCATGCCCAGCGAGAGCCGCCCGACCCGGACCCTGGCGGAGGACGCGAGCCCGACCTGGTCCAGCACCTCACCGACCCGGCGGCGGTCGATGCCGTTGCTGCGGGCCAGCCAGGCCAGATGGTCGCGCGCCGTCCGGGCGCGGTGCGCCCCGGAGCCGTCGAGCATCGACCCGACCGTGCGGAGCGGGTCGCGCAGGCTCCGGTACGGACGGCCGCCGACCAGGGCGGATCCGCCGTCGGGCCGGTCGAGCCCGAGCAGGATCCGCAGGGTGGAGGACTTGCCGGCGCCGTTCGCGCCCAGGAACGCGGTGACGCGGCCCGGGCGGGCCTCGAAGCCGACGTGATCGAGCACGGTCCTGGTGCCGTGACGTTTGACGAGTTGATCGATGAGGAGCATGCCCACCATCCGATCGCGGGCGCTCCCGGCCGGCATCGGCCCGTGGTCCGGACGTGGCCGGCCCGCCTCGGACCCCGGTCCGTCAGACCCGGGTCCGATGTGCGAGCGCGACGGGGAACCTAGACTCGGCCGGGTGCCCCAGACCGACCGCCCCGTGCTGCGCTCGCGCGTCTGGCTGGTCGCCGGTGGCGTGATCGTGGCGCTGGTGCTCGTGCTCTCGACGGTCGGCGTCGATCCGCCGTTCGGCGCGATGGCGGTCCTGCTCGGCGCCGCCGTGTTCGCCGCCGCCGTGCTCGCCTGGGCCCTGTGGCGAGCCCGGCAGGAGCGACGCGCCTTCGAGGACGAACTGACCGCGTGGGCCGCCGAACGCGCCGCCCAGGCCGAGCGCCTGCGAATCGCCCGCGACCTGCACGATCTGGCCTCCCATGGGCTCGGCCTGATCACCGTCCGCGCCGCCGCGGCCCGCACCGTCACCGGTCCGACCATGGCGACCGAACGGGCCGCGGCCCTGGCGGACATCGAACGGACCGCCCGCGGTGCCACGACCGAGCTGCGCCGGATGCTCTCGGTGCTGCGCACGCCCGGAGAGGGCGCCCCGCTACGGCCTGCGGAGACCCTCGCCGACCTGCCGCGGATCGTGGCCGCGGCCCGGGCCGGCGGGGTCGAGGCCGTGCTCGAGGTCGCCGACCTCGGCGAGGTCTCGGCCGGGACCCAGCTCACCGTGTGCGCGATCGTGCGCGAGGGCCTGACGAACACCGTCCGGCACGCCGGCCCGACGGCGGCGCGCGTCCTGGTCGTGCGCGCCGGCGACGAGGTGCTCGCCACGGTCACCGATGACGGCCCGGCAGCCGGGTGGGCGCCGCATCCCGGCGCGGGCGCGGGGATCGCGGGTCTACGCGAGCGCGTCGACGCCCTCGGTGGCACGCTGCTCGGTGAGCGCGTCGGTGACGGCTACCGGCTGACCGCCCGGCTGCCCGAGCGTCTCGGGCCGGCAGGCACACCGTGACCGGGCCGGTGCGGGTTCTCGTCGTCGACGACCAGCCGCTGATCCGGCACAGCCTGCGGCTCATCGTCGACGGCGCCCCGGACCTGACCGTCGTCGGCGAGGCGGGCACCGGCGCCGGTGCCCTCGAGCAGACTCGCGAGCTGCGGCCGGACATCGTGCTCATGGACCTCCGGATGCCCGGCGGCGACGGCATCGAGGCGACCCGCCGCATCGCCGCCGACCCCGCGCTCGACCGCACCCGGGTGCTGGTCCTGACCATGTTCGAGCTCGACGAGTACGTCCATGCGGCCCTGGGCGCCGGCGCGAGCGGGTTCCTCCTCAAGGACGCCGAACCGGCCCGGCTCGTCGACGCGATCCGGCGCACCCACGCCGGCGAGTCACTCTTCGCGCCGAGCGTCCTGGCCCGGCTCGTCGAGAACTACCTGAGCCGGTCCGCACCCGCGAGCGCGCCCGCATCGCTCACCGGCCGGGAGGCGCAGGTGCTCACCCTCGTCGGCCGCGGGCTGTCCAACACCGAGATCACCCAGGCCCTCACGATCTCGATGGGCACGGTCAAGACGCACATCGGCAGCCTGCTGTCCAAGCTGCACGCCCGGGACCGCGCCCAGCTCGTCATCGCCGCGTACGAGCACGGCCTGGTCGGCGCCGGCTCGGCCGCACGAGCGCCGCGCTGACTTTCCCGTACGGAAAGTCAGGGTTAGAGTTTCTTCCATGGAGAGTGATGCCGCCGCCGCACGTGAGGCGCTCGATGCCGTGAACACGACCAGGGAGCTCAACGCCGAGCGGCTCCGGCGCCCGAGTCGGTACTGGATCATGATCGGGCTGATGCTCTCCGTGTTCGCGCTCCTGCCGTACGCGGCCGGCTGGCCACCGCTGCTGCAGATCCTCGTTCCGCCGGTACTGATCGCGCTCATCGCGGTCGCCCTCGGGCGGAAGCAACCGACCGCGGTGCGCAGGCTCCGGCTGTCCGGGCGGATGGGGCTCCAGCTCCTCGGGTTCGCGATCCTCGCGGGCGTCGTGGTTGCGGTCAGCCGAGCGGTCCACCTCGAGCAAGGCTGGTGGTGGGCGCCCCTGGTCGCGGCGGTGCTCCTGTTCGCCTTCGTCGCCACGGTCGGGCCGCGAATGGATCGCTCCTGGGCGCGCCGAGCGAGCCGCAACGAGGAGTGACGGCACCGTGCTCGCCGCCCTCGACCCGGTGATCCACCCGATCCAGCGCCTGCGGATCTGCGCCCTGCTCGACCCGGTCACGGAGGAGGAGTTCGCCGCGCTCCGCGATCTGCTCGAGACGAGCGACTCGGCTCTCAGCAAGCAGCTCTCGGCCCTCACCGAGGCCGGCTACGCCTCCCAGCGCCGCGCCGCCCGGGGCGGGCGGAGCCGCGTCTGGGTGCAGCTCACGCCGGCCGGACGGCGGGCGTTCCACGGCCACGTGGCCGCCCTGACCGCCCTGGCGAGCCACGGCGGCGGCCCCGAGTGAGACGTCAGGTGCGCGTGAGGACGACGACGGGAGTGTGCGGTCGCGCCGCGGCGTAGGTGCGGACGTCGCCCCAGCCGCGGTAGTCGTCGAACCGGGCCAGGAGCCGGTCCCGCTCGGCCCCGGTGACCTCCCGGCCCCGCACGCCCACGGCGCCGTCCGCGGTGTCCACCTCGACGTCGGGCCGTGCCTGCAGGTTCAGCCACCACGCCGGGTGGCTCGGTGCCCAGCCGTTCATCGCCAGGGTGACGAAGTCCTCGCCGTCGAGGAAGTAACACAGCATGACGGCGCGCGGCTCGCCGGTGCGGCGACCGACGGTGCGCAGCCGCAGGATGCCGGCTTTGCGCCCGGGCGCGGGGCGGGCCAGGCCGAGCCGCGTGGTCCGGTACAGGAGCCGGTGCCCGGCCCACGCGGACCGGATGAACCATCGTGGCGGCAGCGGGGGTGCCGGGTTCTGGATCGACATGTCATCGCCTTCTCACTGGAGTTCGCGGTCTCTACACCGTAGACCTACAGCGTAGGCCTACGGTGTAGTCACGTCAATGCTCCTGGCCTAGACTGTCCGGCAATGACCAGTCAGCAGCCCCGGACCGCCCCGGCCGGACTCACCCCGGACGGCATCGTCACCGTCGCCATCGGCGTCGCGGACGCCGACGGGCTGGCAGCCGTCAGCATGCGCCGGGTCGCGCAGGAACTCGGGGTGGACCCGATGTCGCTCTACCGGCACGTCGGCACCAAGCACGGGCTCCTCGACCTGATGACCGACGCCGTGGTGAGCGACATCGACCCCGTGGCGACGCCGTCGGGCGACTGGGTCGCGGACGCGCGCGCACTGATGCTCTCCGCGCGAGGCACCATGCTCGCCCACCCGTGGACTGCCGCCGCGATCAAGGACCGGCGCGAGCCCACCCCCGCGACCCTGCGCCACCTGAACGCGCTGCTCGAGATCCTGCGCACCGGTGGCCTGGACGTGGCCCTGACCCACCATGCGCTGCACGTCCTGGGCAGCCGGGTGCTGGGCTTCAGCGACGATCTGTTCGACGATGCCGCAGCAGAGCAGCCGGCACCGGAGGTCGCCGCGGCGCAGCTGGCGTTCTTCACGCGGGAGTTGCCTCGGCTCGCCGAACTGGCCGTCGCGGCCACGCACGAGGGTGGTCTCGGCGGCTGCGACGACGACGAGGAGTTCGCGTTCTCGATCGATCTGATGCTCGCCGGGCTGGAACGGCGTCGGCAGGGTCTCGCCTGAGGCCGCCTACGCGTCGGCGACCGGCTGGCGCAGGATCGTGCGCTGCTTCTCCGGCGGTGTCCGGCGGTTGTCGGTGAGGTAGATCTCGTGGTGGGTGCCGGCCATGCGCAGCCCGCTCGCGGGGATGAACTCGTGGTGCAGCTCACGCAGCACGGCAGCCTCCTCGTCGAACGGCCCGAGGTGCAGGGTCTGCACGCACCGGCCCTCGCCGAGGGTCTCCAGGCGCACCTCACCGAGCCGGGTCGGCGGCCCCTTCGTGCCGACCTGCGCCACGGCGGC
Coding sequences within:
- a CDS encoding ABC transporter permease, producing the protein MRVAGLLAAELRKTVTLPAAWAGIGVAVLGSIAITVLNAVTTRSAIDAGTPERVANTSAFEAAFAAMPLGTVGAVVLGVVMISSEYAANAADAGAGRQITATLTAMPRRVSLLAAKVTVLVLLVIAVAAVTLPTTVGIANAVIGSAATETVTPEQALLRGLGGALYWTLTGLIAVAVTLLTRSGLIAPIVLIANSSVVSVSLLLTNLTPLAHWLPDLAGRRLFAGVDTVDGGLAAGPGALVMAAWTVLLLAVAAIVFRRRDA
- a CDS encoding TetR/AcrR family transcriptional regulator — encoded protein: MTSQQPRTAPAGLTPDGIVTVAIGVADADGLAAVSMRRVAQELGVDPMSLYRHVGTKHGLLDLMTDAVVSDIDPVATPSGDWVADARALMLSARGTMLAHPWTAAAIKDRREPTPATLRHLNALLEILRTGGLDVALTHHALHVLGSRVLGFSDDLFDDAAAEQPAPEVAAAQLAFFTRELPRLAELAVAATHEGGLGGCDDDEEFAFSIDLMLAGLERRRQGLA
- a CDS encoding ABC transporter permease, which encodes MGARVLAAELDKLRTLPVIAVTLIGTVVTGVVIAAALAASAAAQGTPSSVVELVLAAVPFVQVGIILLGVLPAGHEYDGRQIATTLVAVPDRARALAGKTMAAAAIVGIGAALSIGAALATAAIAATATDVTLTAERAPWRLAGAIAYLAVIGLLAHAVAVALRHLVPALVAMIALLVIISPVAAGLTEHARWLPDRAASQLYADTDTLLTAATGPLVALAWLVAIGTLGAVRFIRRDP
- a CDS encoding ABC transporter ATP-binding protein, with amino-acid sequence MLLIDQLVKRHGTRTVLDHVGFEARPGRVTAFLGANGAGKSSTLRILLGLDRPDGGSALVGGRPYRSLRDPLRTVGSMLDGSGAHRARTARDHLAWLARSNGIDRRRVGEVLDQVGLASSARVRVGRLSLGMGQRLGLAAALLGEPRALVLDEPVNGLDPEGIRWMRALLRDQAAAGGTVLLSSHLMAEVADVADDLVVIAGGRIAATGTLAELTAGYDRLEDAFFALTGGDGGAHR
- a CDS encoding transcriptional regulator yields the protein MLAALDPVIHPIQRLRICALLDPVTEEEFAALRDLLETSDSALSKQLSALTEAGYASQRRAARGGRSRVWVQLTPAGRRAFHGHVAALTALASHGGGPE
- a CDS encoding TfoX/Sxy family protein, with translation MSDSPQSELIDRLRDLLAGEPSTREVAMFGGRSFMVNDAMVVSALKPGDLLVRVPAERHDELLARPGAEQAEMGAGRTMGPGWISVSASHLDTAAALSEWLEVALAHNRAR
- a CDS encoding sensor histidine kinase, which produces MPQTDRPVLRSRVWLVAGGVIVALVLVLSTVGVDPPFGAMAVLLGAAVFAAAVLAWALWRARQERRAFEDELTAWAAERAAQAERLRIARDLHDLASHGLGLITVRAAAARTVTGPTMATERAAALADIERTARGATTELRRMLSVLRTPGEGAPLRPAETLADLPRIVAAARAGGVEAVLEVADLGEVSAGTQLTVCAIVREGLTNTVRHAGPTAARVLVVRAGDEVLATVTDDGPAAGWAPHPGAGAGIAGLRERVDALGGTLLGERVGDGYRLTARLPERLGPAGTP
- a CDS encoding MOSC domain-containing protein, with the translated sequence MRVTQLRVYPVKSLGGQTVSEARVEPWGLAGDRRWGIVDEAGKKVTARELRALLGLRAEAIGADAIRIHADYGSIAVQSPRGATPVPVSHARQGLAVPAKACASDWISARVGRPVRLVWQEDPTVRSIDDEHGGRPGDSLTLADAGPLLLTSEASLAQLQDWIDAEVGEPDPAGLDPDDVSGPGVLATLTRTVAAPLSMLRFRPNVVIDGEEPFAEDDWPTVRIGDVEFRTSEICDRCVMTTIDPVTLAGGKEPIRTLARHRRWDRATWFGTRLVPLGGGRLRVGDTVVAEPGR
- a CDS encoding response regulator, with product MTGPVRVLVVDDQPLIRHSLRLIVDGAPDLTVVGEAGTGAGALEQTRELRPDIVLMDLRMPGGDGIEATRRIAADPALDRTRVLVLTMFELDEYVHAALGAGASGFLLKDAEPARLVDAIRRTHAGESLFAPSVLARLVENYLSRSAPASAPASLTGREAQVLTLVGRGLSNTEITQALTISMGTVKTHIGSLLSKLHARDRAQLVIAAYEHGLVGAGSAARAPR
- a CDS encoding nitroreductase/quinone reductase family protein: MSIQNPAPPLPPRWFIRSAWAGHRLLYRTTRLGLARPAPGRKAGILRLRTVGRRTGEPRAVMLCYFLDGEDFVTLAMNGWAPSHPAWWLNLQARPDVEVDTADGAVGVRGREVTGAERDRLLARFDDYRGWGDVRTYAAARPHTPVVVLTRT